The Candidatus Margulisiibacteriota bacterium genome contains the following window.
CGCCGAGAAATTCCAGGCGTTCGTTGTCCTTAACGTTCTTTTCGTGGGCGTAGGAGCTGTGGGTCATTGACTGGTTGAGAAGGTTCTGGTTAACAAAGGGGACGCCGATCCGTTTTTCCAGGTCCTGAAGCTCATTTAAGCGTTCCGGCGATATAGGTTCCATTGACATACTATTTTACATCATATAGAATGCGATTGCAAACGCTAAAAACCTTGAAGGAGATGGGAAAATTATGGTTATTTTATCCCCGATCATGAGCTATATCGTTGACAAAGAAGTCGGCTTCCCAGTCCCTTCGGAAAAAGAAAAGATCAACAAAGTCCTCAAGCGCTATAAAAGCATCTTAAAACAACACGCCGAACGCTCCGATTCGTCCGAGATCATGTTCGGGATCGCCGACCTCCTGGTCGGACGGAACGATCCGGGCGACCACGTTGAAGCGCTGAAACTGTACGACCAGATCATGCTCAAAAATCCGCCCGAATACCTCAAGGCCCGCGCCCTGATCGGTAAAGCGGAACTGCTGATCGGCATCCCGGAAGAATTCGGCAACGCCATTTCCCTTTGCGAAAAAGTCCGCGAGATCCTGGGGAAAAACCTTTCGGAATTTTTCGCCGCCAAAGCCCTGGTCGTGGAAGCGGAACTCCGTCTTGCCCGCCGGGAAAAGGGGGACTGGGCCAGCGCGCTCGAGCTTCTCAACCGGGTGGTCAAAGAAAAAGACGCCCACTGGTATTTCCGCGGCCGCGCCCTCCTTTCCAAAGCGGAGATCATTCTCTACCGCGACCCTAACGATTTTGCCCCCGCCCTAAAGCTGGTCGATCTGTCACTCAAAGAGCTCGCCTCCCGGCCGGACGATTACTTTGTCGGCAAAGGAAAGATCGTCAAGGCAGAAATCCTAATGAAGCGCGCGAAGTCGGGAGATCTGCAAAGAGCGGAAAAACTGCTGACCGACGTTGTTAAGATAAAATTTGAATATCAAGACCTTGTCGCTCGGGCCAAACTCAACCTGGCCGATATCGTCTCGAACCCGAAAGCTTCAAAACTGCTCAAAGAGGTCCATGAGATGGAAGGGCTCGACCCCTACCTGGTGGAAAAAGCGAGCCTGGTGGAAAAGGCGCTTAACAACCGAAAGAAGAAGTAACGCTTCTCGTCATTTTTTCCGCTTTGTGATAAAATAGTTTTATGGGCAAGACAATAGCCGAGAAAATACTCTCCAACCACTCCGGCCGGGACGCTAAAGCCGGGGACATCGTCATTGCCGACCTCGATTTCATGATCGGCCAGGACGGGACTTCCGGGGTCGCCATCGACTCGTTCCGGAAAATGCAGGCCAAAAAGGTCGCCGACCCGAACAAGATCGCCATCATCATCGACCACAGCTCCCCATCGCCAAACGAAGGGGTCTCCGCCATCCACAAAAAGATCCGCGAATTCTGTCTGGAACAAGGGGTCAAGCTTTATGACGTCGGCTGCGGCGTCTGCCACCAGATTACGCCGGAACAAGGGCTGGTCGTCCCAGGGAACCTGGTGATCGGGGCCGATTCCCACACCTGCACTTACGGGGCGATCAACGTCTTCTCGACCGGGATCGGTTCGACCGACCTCGCCGCCGGGATGATCTCGGGCAAACTCTGGTTCAAGGTCCCGGAAACGATGAAAGTTAACTTCAACGGCCAGCTCCCGAAAGGGGTCTATTCCAAGGATCTGGTCCTGCATTTTATCGGCCAGATCGGCGCCGACGGCGCCACCTACCTAGCCCTTGAGATCGGCGGCCAAGCGATCGACGCCATGTCGGTCGACGCCCGCTTCACCATCTCTAATATGGCGATCGAGTGCGGCGCCAAGGCCGGACTGATGGAGGCTGACGCCAAAGTCATGGAATGGGTGAAACAACACTCCAAGAAAAAACCGAACCCAATTACCGCCGACAAAGACGCGATCTACCAGCAGATCGTTGAGATCGACGTTGCCAAGCTTGAGCCGCAGATCGCCAAACCGCACACGGTCGACAATGTTTGCGGCGTGACCGAAGTCGCCGGCACCCCGGTCCAGCAGGGCTTCATCGGTACCTGCACCAACGGCCGGCTGGAAGATTTCCAGGTCGCCGCCAAGATCCTTAAAGGGAAAAATGTTAAAGCCGGTTGCCGGCTGATCATCGCCCCCGCCTCCAAAGATATCCTGATGGCGATGATCAAAGACGGAACCTACCAGACCCTGCTCGAGTGCGGCGCCCTTGCCGTCACCCCGGGTTGCGGACCGTGCGTCGGCACCCACAACGGGGTCCCATCCGACGGGGAAAATGTCATCTCGACCGCCAACCGAAACTTTTTGGGCCGGATGGGGAACCGGAACGCTTTTATTTATCTTGGTTCCCCCGCTACTGTCGCCGCCTCAATGATCGAGGGGCAAATCACCGATCCGAGGAAATATCTATGAACTTAACCGGCAAAGCAAAGTTACCGACTAAAAAGATCGTCAACGATATCAATACCGACTACGTTATTTCGGGGCGCTATAAGTTTAAGATCCAGGACCCGGTCGAATTGGCGAAACACGTCATGGAAGATCTCGACCCTGAATTTTACTCCCGGCTGGAAAAGGGAGATTTTCTTGTCGCTGGCAGAAACTTCGGCTGCGGCTCTTCCCGCGAACAGGCCCCGATGGCGATCAAATATGCCAACATCTCGGCGGTGATCGCCAAGTCGTTCGCCCGAATTTTTTACCGCAATTGCTTTAACCTTGGGATCCTGGCGATCGAAGCCGACACTGACGGGATCGCCGAAGGGGACGAGCTCGAGATCAACCTCGACGGCGGCAAGATCGTCAATAAGACCAAAGGGACCGACATCAAGATCGCCCCTCTGCCGAAAACCATGCAAACCCTGCTCGCCGACGGCGGGCTGGTGGAACATTTCAAAAAGCACGGCGGCTTTAAGATCTAAACATGTACTTCGATTGGACCTTTATTTTATTGCTCCCGGCCATGGCCCTGGCTTTGTACGCCCAGTTCAAAGTCAAATCAACCTTTGCCAAATACGCTGAAGTTCCTTCGCAAAAAGGGCTGACCGGCGCGGCCGCCGCTCGCGGGATTTTAGATGGCAACGGGCTTGGGGCGATTAAAGTTGAAGAAACCCCGGGGGAACTGACCGATCATTACGATCCACGGGCCAAAACTTTGCGCCTGTCCGAATCAGTCTATGCCAGCACTTCCGTCGCCGCGCTAGGGGTCGCCGCCCACGAAGCCGGCCACGCGGTTCAGGACGCCAAGTCCTATTCCCCGCTTAAACTGCGCAACGGCATGCTCCCAATCTCCAACCTGGGGACGACCCTCTCCTTCCCCCTCTTTTTCCTGGGGATTTTCTTGAGTTATAAACCGCTAATGGATCTGGGGATCATGTTCTTTTCAGTCGCGGTCTTTTTCGCGGTCGTGACGTTGCCGGTCGAATTCGACGCCAGTAACCGGGCGATCAAGGTCCTGGCCGATGGCGGGTATCTTACCGAGGCCGAAGTCCCAATGGCCCGGGCGGTCCTCAATGCCGCCGCCTTGACCTATGTCGCCGCCGCCGCCATGGCGGTCTTAAATCTAGTTCGCTTGCTCGCCCTGCGCAACCAACGGGACTAGTGAAAACCCTCTTTATTTTCGGCCCGACCGCCGTCGGCAAAACCAGCCTATCGATCGAACTCGCCAAACAACTTAACGGCGAAATTATCTCCGCCGACTCGATGCAGGTCTACCGGGGAATGGACATTGGGACCGCGAAGCCGACCATGGAAGAGCGGCAAGGGATTCCTCATCATCTGATTAATATCCGCGATCCCGATGAAGAATGGACCGTCTCCGACTTCGTCGGCGAGTGCGCCAGAAAATCGGCAGAGTTGAAGACCAGAGGAAAAACTCCGATCATTGTCGGGGGAACCGGCCTCTATCTCTGGTCGCTGATAGAGGGGTTTGCTTTCCCGATCACCCCGGCGGACAAAGAATTGCGAGCCAGGTTGGAAATAATCCCTACCTCCACGCTCTACGCTCAACTTTCTACGATTGATCCGGCCGCCGCCGCCAAGATCCACGCTAATGATAAAAAGCGGATTATCAGGGCTCTGGAAGTTTTCGAATTGACCGGCAAACCAATATCGGATCTGCAAAAATTACGGGTTAAGGAACCGCGACGTTCAGTCGCGGGGCTTGACTCGCTCTTTTGCCTCACCCTCCCCCGCGAAGTCCTTTACGAGCGGATCAATCAGCGGGTAGACAAAATGATCTCCAGCGACTTGCTTGCCGAGGTCAAAACCTTGTTAGCCAAGGGATACAAAAAAGAGCTTCCGGCCTTGCAGGGACTTGGCTACAAAGAAGTGATCGACTATATAAACGGGGTTTATCCGACCGAAGCGGTAATGATCGAGGAGCTAAAAAAAAGAACCCGTAACTTTGCCCGCCGGCAAATGACCTGGTTCCGGCGGTTTAATAACGTCATCTGGGTCGAGGCAGCAGACCCATCTTCCGCGTTGGCCGCTATCAATAACGGATCTGAAACCCGCTGAATTCTCCGGTCGCCGGCTCCCAGTAAAAGGCTTCTTTCTGGATCCGTCCGGCAAAGGTTTGGCTCAAACTCCCGGTATAGCGATTTAGGGCGGCCTCATCCCCCTCCACTACCAGCTCGACCCTTTCCCCGGGTAAATTCTTGACCCAACCGGTGACCGGCTCTTTCCCCGCCAGGTCAATCGCCGTATAG
Protein-coding sequences here:
- a CDS encoding 3-isopropylmalate dehydratase large subunit; the encoded protein is MGKTIAEKILSNHSGRDAKAGDIVIADLDFMIGQDGTSGVAIDSFRKMQAKKVADPNKIAIIIDHSSPSPNEGVSAIHKKIREFCLEQGVKLYDVGCGVCHQITPEQGLVVPGNLVIGADSHTCTYGAINVFSTGIGSTDLAAGMISGKLWFKVPETMKVNFNGQLPKGVYSKDLVLHFIGQIGADGATYLALEIGGQAIDAMSVDARFTISNMAIECGAKAGLMEADAKVMEWVKQHSKKKPNPITADKDAIYQQIVEIDVAKLEPQIAKPHTVDNVCGVTEVAGTPVQQGFIGTCTNGRLEDFQVAAKILKGKNVKAGCRLIIAPASKDILMAMIKDGTYQTLLECGALAVTPGCGPCVGTHNGVPSDGENVISTANRNFLGRMGNRNAFIYLGSPATVAASMIEGQITDPRKYL
- a CDS encoding 3-isopropylmalate dehydratase small subunit; the encoded protein is MNLTGKAKLPTKKIVNDINTDYVISGRYKFKIQDPVELAKHVMEDLDPEFYSRLEKGDFLVAGRNFGCGSSREQAPMAIKYANISAVIAKSFARIFYRNCFNLGILAIEADTDGIAEGDELEINLDGGKIVNKTKGTDIKIAPLPKTMQTLLADGGLVEHFKKHGGFKI
- a CDS encoding zinc metallopeptidase, which gives rise to MYFDWTFILLLPAMALALYAQFKVKSTFAKYAEVPSQKGLTGAAAARGILDGNGLGAIKVEETPGELTDHYDPRAKTLRLSESVYASTSVAALGVAAHEAGHAVQDAKSYSPLKLRNGMLPISNLGTTLSFPLFFLGIFLSYKPLMDLGIMFFSVAVFFAVVTLPVEFDASNRAIKVLADGGYLTEAEVPMARAVLNAAALTYVAAAAMAVLNLVRLLALRNQRD
- the miaA gene encoding tRNA (adenosine(37)-N6)-dimethylallyltransferase MiaA, with protein sequence MKTLFIFGPTAVGKTSLSIELAKQLNGEIISADSMQVYRGMDIGTAKPTMEERQGIPHHLINIRDPDEEWTVSDFVGECARKSAELKTRGKTPIIVGGTGLYLWSLIEGFAFPITPADKELRARLEIIPTSTLYAQLSTIDPAAAAKIHANDKKRIIRALEVFELTGKPISDLQKLRVKEPRRSVAGLDSLFCLTLPREVLYERINQRVDKMISSDLLAEVKTLLAKGYKKELPALQGLGYKEVIDYINGVYPTEAVMIEELKKRTRNFARRQMTWFRRFNNVIWVEAADPSSALAAINNGSETR
- a CDS encoding acylphosphatase translates to MKKRAHVIYSGRVQGVGFRYTAIDLAGKEPVTGWVKNLPGERVELVVEGDEAALNRYTGSLSQTFAGRIQKEAFYWEPATGEFSGFQIRY